CTTACCGGCGATCGCTTTGACCACGGACGGTTCGACACTCACTTCAATTGCCAACGATTACGCCTACGAACAAGTATTTTCCAAACAGGTCGAGGCGCTGGGCCAAAGAGGAGATATCTTGCTGGCAATTTCGACCAGCGGACACTCGCCCAATGTCATCAAGGCGATTTCGTCCGCGCACGACAAAGGTGTCAGCGTTGTGGCATTGACGGGACGGGATGGTGGACCGATGGCCGACCTGTTAAAACCGAATGACATCGAACTGAGAGTGCCGGGACAATCCACCGCCAGGATTCAGGAAACTCACATCCTGATCATCCATTGCTTGTGCGATTTGATTGACGAACGACTGTTCGGCGGCAAAGCATGAAGGAAAGGCGGAGGAGATGCGCTATTTAACGACCGAAAGATGAGGTTTCTGGCCGCTTCCATCCGGGGGATTTCCGCCGGGATCCGAACCGTCATCTCCGCTTCCATCCTCCTCACGGAACATCATTCCCTGGCCATTTTCCCGAGCGTAGATAGCCAATACGGCCGAAGCAGGCACGTGGATATCAAATGGAGCTCCAGAAAAACGCGCCTGGCAGGAGAACTCGTCGTTTCCCAACTCAAGAGCTCGTACCGCACCGGGGCTTAGATTGAGTACAATCTTGCCGTCTTGTACCCCGCTCTGCGGCACCTGGACATTTGGATGAGTGCAGTCGACTAGTATGTGCGGCGTTAATCCGTTGTCAACGATCCAATCGTAGAGTCCACGAATGAGATAGGGTTTTTGAGAAGTCATTTTCTGAGACACGAACTCGTCCCGCCACCTTAGCGACGGATGTCCTTCTCGGCATCAGTCAAGCTATTCACGAACCCGCTGCGCCGAAACACACGTTCTGCGTAGTCCAGAATCGGTTGCGCTTGCTTGGGTAGCTCGACCTCGTAGTAAGGCAAGCGCCACAAAATCGGACAAATACTGATATCCGCAACCGAGAATTCCGTGCTCAAGAAATACGGCTTCGCAGCGAATACCGGTGTACTCGCGATCAGACTTTCACGCAGTTCCTTTCGAACCTTGGTCCTTTGTTTCTCGGATTTTGTTTCGAACTGGTCAACGCTTCCGTACCAGTCTTTCTCAATACGAAACATCGCCAATCGAATTTGCGCACGCGAGACGGGGTCGACCGGCATCAGCGGCGGATGCGGAAACCGTTCGTCCAAATACTCGATTATGATACGGGAGTCATACAATACCAACTCCCGGTCAACCAAGGTGGGCACCGAGCCATACGGATTCAGATGAGCCAAGTCTTCCGGTACGGCCCCCGATTCGACGTTGACGACGTCGTAACTGACACCCTTCTCGGCTAATACGAACCTCACGCGGTGACAATCGGGACAATCCGGCCTGGAAAATAAAGTGATCATCGATCGCCGATTCGGCACTACCGTCATCGCTGAACCCCCAAGATGCCCAATGGTCTGTGCCGCGACCGTTCGGAAACGAAAATGAGCTGATTCCGGCGACGGAACGCCGGAATCAAAATCCTGTGGCGATAGTTCTCAGTGAACATCCCGCCAATACTCGTGTTTCAGGGCATAGGCGAATACCCCGAAAATCGCGAGGAACAGCAATACGAAGATACCCACTCGCTGTCGTTTCGCTTGGATCGGCTCAGCGATGTAGGCCATGTAGTTGACCAAATCCAATACGGCCCGATCGTATTCTTCCGGTGTCATCGAACCTGGAACCACGAGCTCAAACATCTCCTCGCTTGGCTCCCCGTGGGTCGATTCTTCCCCTTGAACAGGCTGGGCATGATCATCGTGCCCGCCGGCCAAAGCCTGCCAACCTTGCAACTCCCACAAAACATGGGGCATGCCCACATCTTTAAACACCAAATTGTTGGCGCCGGTGGGCGAAGACTGATCCAGATAGAAAGACGTCAGGTATGTGTAAAGCCAATCCGCACCCCGCTGACGAGCCGTCAGCGTCAAATCCGGCGGTGCCTTGCCGAACCAGTTGGCGGCGTCTGCGGCGGGCATGGCAATCGTCATGGTATCCCCGATCTTAGCGGGTCCGAACATGAGATTTTCTTTGACCAAATCAACCGGAATTTCCAGATCAGCGGCCATCCGCTTATACCGCATGTATTGCGCGGAGTGGCAACTCAGACAGTAATTGTGGAACAGCCGTGCGCCGCGCTGTAAGGATTGCACGTTGTTGATATCGATCTGCGCTTTCTGCAACGGCACGCCTTCGCTGGCAGCCCATGCCGCATAGGGCAAGCAGATCAAAACGACCAGACAGAGAAGTTTTTTCATCACGCCCCCAATCATGTCAGCCGGTCCGGCACGGGTTTGGTTTTATCCAGGCTGGAATAAATCGGCATTAACAGGAAGAACGCGAAGTAGATGACGGAAAGCACCCGCGCCGCCATGGTGTAAGTCGGGCTGGGTGGATTCATCCCTAAATAGCCCAAGCCGATAAAGCTGACCACGAACAATACCAGCGCCGTCTTGAACAGCGGCCCCTTATATCGGATCGACTTCACAGGAGAACGATCCAACCAAGGCAACAACGCCATAATCATCACGGCACCCCCCATGGCGATGACGCCGCCCAGCTTGCTCGGAACCGCCCGAAGAATCGCGTAGAACGGTGTAAAATACCAAACTGGGGCGATATGCTCCGGCGTTTGCAGCGGATCAGCCGGCTGGAAGTTGGCGTGCTCGAGGAAATAACCGCCGAACTCGGGCGCGAAGAAGATAATCACGGACGCCAGGGCCAGGAACACCACCACGCCCCACAAGTCCTTCACGGTGTAATACGGATGGAAGGTGATACCGTCGACGGGATGCCCATCACTACCCAGGTTCGCCTTAATCTCAACGCCGTCGGGATTATTGGACCCGACTTCGTGCAAGGCCATCAAGTGCGCCACCACCAAGCCTACCAAGACCAGCGGCATCGCTATCACGTGTAGCGCAAAGAAGCGGTTGAGGGTGACATCGGACACCACAAAATCACCCCGAATAAACTGCGCGAGCGCTTCCCCCACAAACGGAATCGCACCAAACAGGGAGATGATGACCTGCGCACCCCAATAGGACATTTGCCCCCAGGGCAACAGATATCCCATAAACGCTTCGCCCATCAACACGAGGTAGATCAAAATTCCGAACAACCAGACCAGCTCGCGGGGTTTTCGATAGGAGCCGTAGATTAGGCCGCGGAACATGTGGAGATAAACCACGACGAAGAACATCGACGCGCCGGTACTGTGCATATAGCGAATCAGCCAGCCCCAGCTGACATCTCGCATGATGTACTCAACGGACGCAAAGGCATCGGCTGCGCTGGGTTTGTAGTTCATCGTCAACCACACGCCCGTAAGCAACTGATTGACCAAAACGACCAACGCCAGACTGCCGAAATAGTACCAGAAGTTGAAATTTTTCGGTGCGTAGTATTCGCCCGCCTGCTCGTTCCAGAGCTTGGTCACGGGCAACCTGGCATCGACCCAATCCATTCCCTGCGCCGCTTTGTCGCGGGCATACTGCATTACATCACGCATCACGCGGCTCCTCTGTCTTCGCCAACCAGCAACTGGGTGTCGCTGAGGAAGATATAAGGCGGCACCGCCATGTTGGTGGGCGCCGGAACGCCCGCAAAAACCCGGCCGGCCATATCGAAGCGGGAGCCGTGACACGGACAGAAGAAACCACCTGGCCAATCGCTGCCCAAATCACTGGCGCCCGGTTCGGGCCGATAGGTGGGCGAGCACCCTAGATGGGTACACAAGCCGATCAGAACGAGAATCTCAGGGCGCCGCGAACGGTGCTCGTTTTGCGCATAGCCAGGCTGCTGTGGCTCGTCTGATTGCGGATCACGAAGCTCGCCATCAAGCGTTTTCAGCCCATCCAGCATGGCTTGAGTCCGACGCACAACCCACACGGGCTTGCCGCGCCACTCAACGGTCAAGCGAGCGCCGGGCTCCAGTTTGCTGATATCGATTTCGACCGGTGCACCCGCGGCTTCTGCTTTAGCGCTGGGTTGCATGGCCGCAATAAAAGGATACGCTCCGAAGGCCGCACCAACACCTCCGACGGCGCCAGTGGCCACCGTCAAGAAACGTCGACGACCGGTGTCGACACCCCCATTACTCATTACAGTGAATCTCCCAAAGCCATCTTTGTGGAATCGTGCGACCGACGACCGCCGAATCGTGTTTGGGTGGTACTCAGGCACTCCGCCAGGTTCACGGGTCGGCAATTCTACACTCTTGCCTCCCGATATGGCTACTTGCCTGCGAAAAGCATTGGCCGATATTCGTTCAGCACGTCCTTTCCGCGATCAGACCACCCCAGCCAGTGAATCCAGAAAACGCTGGTTTTCTTCCGGCGTGCCCACCGTTACGCGAAGGCAGTTCTCCAACATCGGGTGGGCACCATGCAATTGCTTAATCAGAATGCCGTCGTCCAACAGCCGAGCATAGACCGCCGGAGCGCTGACCGAATGAACCCGAAAGAGAATGAAATTCGCACGACTCGGATAGGCCGTCACTCCCTTGAGCGCACCAAGCACACCAAACAACCGCCCCCGCTCAGCCCGAATCTGCTCTGCTTGGGCTAGCAGGACCTCGTTGTGTTCAAGCGCAAACTGCGCCGTCCGCTGGGTCAAAGCGTTGATATTGTAGGGCAAGCGGACCTTGTCCATCTCCCGAATCCATTCGGAGCTGCCGACCAACAAACCTAAGCGCAGACCCGCCAGGCCCAATTTTGACAATGTTCGCAGAATCAACAAGTGCGGATATTGCGCCAAACGCGGCATCCATGTTGCGTTCGCGAACGGGGCATAGGCTTCGTCAATGACGACCAATCCACTGGCCGCCTCCAGGATACGCTCAATGTCCGAATCATTGAACAGATTACCCGTTGGATTGTTGGGGTAAGCAAGAAAAATTAATGCCGGGCGATGTAGCTCAACCGCCTTCAACAGGGCCGGGAGATCCAGACTGAAATCGGCGGAACGCAGGGGAACCCCAACGTAATTGAGCCCCAGAGCGCGCGCGATGAGCCGGTACATTACAAAACCGGGCTCCGGCGCCAAAACCGACCGCCTGGCCCCCGCCACGGCGGTCATTAATATTTGAATCAACTCGTCTGAGCCGTTGCCAAGCAGTATCTCAGCCCCATCCGGCACAGCCATGGCGGCCCGCATCAATGGCAACAGATCGCGCGCCACTGGGTCCGGATAACGATTGAGCGGGACATCTCGAATCGCCGCCAACCACCCCTGAACCAACTCGGGCGGCCAGCCGTAAGGGTTCTCCATGGCATCCAGTTTCACCAATCCATCCGCGCTGGGCACATGATAGACATCGAGCTCGCGAACCTCTGCCCGAATCAGTTTTTCCGGGGTGGGATATTCTGCTGTCACGATCAAGCGTCCGACGTGCCCACGATCCTAAGCGCCGCCGATTGAGCATGGGCCTCCAGGCCCTCCCCTCGGGCGAGGCATGCGGCAATCCGACCGAGTTCCGCGCCCCCTTCGGGCGAACAGCGAATGACGCTGCTGCGCTTCTGAAAATCATAGACACCAAGCGGCGAGAAAAAGCGGGCGGATCCTGACGTCGGGAGCACGTGATTGGGACCGGCGCAATAATCCCCCATGGCCTCGGCGGTATAGCGCCCAAGAAAGACCGCACCGGCGTGTCGAACCCGCGGCAACCAAACTTCCGGTTCGGACAGCGCTAACTCCAAATGCTCCGGCGCTATCCGATTGACTAGATCCAACGCCTCATCCAGGCTGGCAACCTGAATCAGTGCCCCACGCCGAGCTAAGGACTCAGCGATAATTTCACGCCGGGGTTGCCTGGGAAGTTGCTGTTGGATGGTCTTCGTCACCAAATCCAGGAAGTCTCGGTCCGGGGAAATCAGAATGGCCTGGGCATCCTGGTCGTGCTCGGCTTGGGAGAACAAATCCATAACCACCCAATCCGGGTCGGACTCGCCGTCGCTGACCACCACGATTTCCGACGGCCCGGCGATCATATCGATTCCAACAGCCCCGAAAACGAGCTTCTTGGCCGCCGCCACGTAAGCGTTGCCCGGCCCGACGATTTTGTCCACCCGCGGCACGGTGTCGGTGCCATAGGCCATAGCCGCAATCGCCTGTGCGCCACCGACGGTCACCACGCGATCCACGCCAGCCAAGTGAGCGGCTGCCAGCACCCATTCGTTGAGCGCATCGTCCGGCGCCGGCACGCACATGACCACTTCGCCCACACCGGCCACTTTGGCGGGAATCACATTCATCAACACCGAAGAGGGATAAGCCGCTTTCCCGCCAGGCGTATACACCCCAACCCGATCCATGGGCCGAATTTGCTGACCCAACTCGTTGCCAAACGAGTCGGTGAAAGACCACGACTCGAGTTTCTGACGTTCTGCATATTGCCGAATCCGATCCGCCGCCTGCTCCAGGGCGTTCCGCGCATCGGCCGGCAACGACGCAAAGGCGGCCTCCAGTCGCGCCGGCGCGACTGCAAGATCAGCAGCCGATTGAATATCGCGCCGATCGAATTGTCGGGTGAAATCTACCAGTGCCGGATCACCTTCCAGCCGTACGCGATGCACGATCCGTTGCACGGTTTCCAGCACATTGGTCTCGACGGTGTCGGCCGTCTCTAAAAGCGCGACCAAGGCTGCTTGAAATGATGCTTCACTCGAACACAGCCGTCGGATAGCGCTCATTTCGCAGGCACCTCGTTCATCGACAAGGCCATCTCTCCACCCAGCGCGATCCGCAAGTCGTTGATGAAACCAGCGATTTCGGCATGCTTAACTTTCATAGCCGCTTTGTTTACAACCAACCGCGAACTGATATCGGCGATGCGCTCAAACTCCACCAATCCGTTGGCCCGAAGCGTATTACCCGTGTCGACCAGGTCAACGATCTGGTCGGCCAACCCAACCAGTGGCGCCAACTCCATGGAACCGTAGAGCTTGATGATTTCCACTTGCTGACCACGCGTCGCGAAGAACCGCCGCGTGGTATTGACATACTTGGTCGCAATACGAAGCCGCCCTTTCGGCGTAGGCGCATCGACCCGACCAGCGGTCACCATTCGGCACTGCCCGATCCCTAAATCCAACGGCTCGTAGAGGCCGTCGCCTTCGTACTCCATCAGCACATCCTTGCCGGCCACCCCAACGTCAGCGGCCCCGTAGGCGACATAGGTGGGAACGTCGGTGGCACGAATCACCACCAAGGTCACGTCCGGGTGATTGGTTGCTAGAATCAGGCGCCGACTGCGAGCAGGATCTTCCTGCGGCTCGATTCCCACTCGGGCGAGCAAGGGAATCGCTTCTTCAAAAATACGGCCTTTGGATAGCGCGATTTTCATGAATTCCCCAAGCAACAATCAGCGTGGGACGCGGCGAATTCTCGCACCCAACTGCCCCAACTTTTCTTCGATACACTCGTAGCCACGATCGATATGGTAGATACGATCGACCACTGTCTCGCCCTCTGCCACGAGCCCAGCCAAAACCAAGCTCGCCGACGCGCGAAGGTCGGTGGCCATCACCTGGGCCCCGGTCAAGTTCGGAACGCCCCGCACTACGGCGACATTGCCCTGGACACGAATGTCGGCCCCCATCCGCTCAAGCTCCTGCACGTGCATAAACCGGTTTTCAAACACTGTCTCGGTCATAGCGCCGGCTCCTTTTGCAATGGTGTTTAAAGCCATGAACTGCGCTTGCATATCGGTCGGAAACGCCGGATAGGGAGCTGTGCGAATATCCACCGCCCGCGGACGGCGCCCCCGCATATCCAGTGCGATAGTGGAATCGGTGGTGTCGATGCGGGCCCCCGCCTCGCTCAGTTTTTGCAGCAAGGCATCCAACATCGTTGGACGGGTGTTCTTCAAGACCACATGGCCGCCGGTGATCGCACCGGCCACGAGGTAAGTGCCGCTCTCGATCCGATCGGGCAGAACTTCGTACTCCGTCCCGTGCAAACGTTCAACGCCGTCGATTTCGATGGTGTCGGTGCCGGCACCGCGAATTCTCGCGCCCATCTGAATTAAAAAATTCGCCAGATCGACAACTTCCGGCTCCCGAGCGGCGTTCTCGATCACCGTGCACCCATCCGCCAAGACGGCCGCCATCATGAGGTTCTCGGTTCCGGTCACGGTTACCGTATCCAGCACCAAGCGCGCACCCTTGAGTCGATCGGCGGAAGCTCGGATATAGCCGTTCTCGACCCGGATATCCGCACCCATGGCGGCAAGACCCTGAATGTGGAGATTAACCGGCCTCGAACCGATAGCACAGCCACCCGGTAGAGAAACCTCCGCCCGACCAAAACGACTCACCAAGGGCCCCAGCACGAGAATCGAGGCGCGCATGGTTTTGACCAACTCATAGGGCGCGTAATAGTTGCGAATGCTGCTGGGATCAACCTCAACGCCCATACCGTCGGCCAAGGTAATGCCGACACCCATCCCGCTCAGAAGCTCGATGGTGGTTGTCACATCATGCAGATGCGGCACATTGCGGATTGTCACGGCATCGTCGGCTAGCAGACTGGCCGCCAGTATGGGCAAGGTGGCGTTCTTGGCACCGGAAATACGAATTTCGCCTTCCAGTGGCCTGCGCCCGGTAATGATGAGCTTGTTCACGAACAGTCCGAGAGATTCTTCAAGAGTTATTGCGAAGCCTGAACACGGGCAGACCACTCAGCCGGCGTAAATGCCTGAAGCGACAGTGCATGAATTTCACCGCCGACCAACTCACCCAGCACGTCATAGACCAGCCGGTGGCGACGAATCATACTCAAGCCGTCGAACGTCTGGCTGACCACGACGGCCTCAAAGTGAACGCCGTCGTCGCCGCGGACGCGCACGTCCGCACCGGAAATGCCTTTCGCAATCAGATCCGCGATCTGGTCCGCTTGCACTGTCATCTCTCCCGGGAAAGTCACATGGGGCGTGGCAATTCGCACCTGACCACGCGTTTGAATGGGGAATGATACCGGAAATTGGATGCTCGAGCGTATTGTCGTGAGAGACGTTAGGATAGGATTGTCACGGCCCGACGCAAAATCGCGAAATGAATTCGAGCGAACCCCAGCGTCGACGTCCCTCGAATCAAATAAAATACCTGGAAACAGCGTTCATGATCTCCCAGCTTTTGATGATTTTGGCCGGCTTCATTCTGTTGGTTTGGGGCGCGGATCAATTCGTTGGCGCGGCCGCAAAAACGGCCCGGAAGCTTGGTGTATCAACCCTGATCGTCGGTGTCGTGATCGTTGGGCTGGGGACATCGGCACCAGAGATGCTGGTCTCCGCCATCGCGGCTGTTGACAACCACCCCTACCTCGGGATCGGCAACGCCATCGGCTCGAATATCACCAATCTCGCCCTGGTGTTAGGCACAACCGCCATACTGGCTCCGTTAACGGTTCACTCCCGTGTCCTGTGGCGAGAATTCCCACTACTGATCACCTTCACCGCGCTGGCCTACCTGTTGCTGTTCGACGGGCAATTCGCTCGGATCGACGGCATCCTACTGTTACTGGGTTTAGTGGGACTCATGTACTGGCTGATCCATCTGGCCCGCACTACCGAGCGCAGCGACCCCTTTCTTTCCGAAGCCCAAGCCGAGGGGGAAAGCGAAGCGAGTAATGACACATCGCTGTATCGCGCCGCCATCACGCTGGTTATTAGCCTCGCCGTGCTGCTGCTCGGCTCCCGCTTGCTGGTCTCCGGCGCCTCAAACCTCGCAACCATGATGGG
The sequence above is a segment of the Pseudomonadota bacterium genome. Coding sequences within it:
- a CDS encoding phosphoheptose isomerase; its protein translation is MNAIERINRLFQESITTKQQALGTLAHPIAEAGAMMASALANGHKILSCGNGGSAGDAQHFSAELLNRFERERPALPAIALTTDGSTLTSIANDYAYEQVFSKQVEALGQRGDILLAISTSGHSPNVIKAISSAHDKGVSVVALTGRDGGPMADLLKPNDIELRVPGQSTARIQETHILIIHCLCDLIDERLFGGKA
- a CDS encoding ClpXP protease specificity-enhancing factor, whose amino-acid sequence is MSQKMTSQKPYLIRGLYDWIVDNGLTPHILVDCTHPNVQVPQSGVQDGKIVLNLSPGAVRALELGNDEFSCQARFSGAPFDIHVPASAVLAIYARENGQGMMFREEDGSGDDGSDPGGNPPDGSGQKPHLSVVK
- a CDS encoding glutathione S-transferase N-terminal domain-containing protein, whose amino-acid sequence is MTVVPNRRSMITLFSRPDCPDCHRVRFVLAEKGVSYDVVNVESGAVPEDLAHLNPYGSVPTLVDRELVLYDSRIIIEYLDERFPHPPLMPVDPVSRAQIRLAMFRIEKDWYGSVDQFETKSEKQRTKVRKELRESLIASTPVFAAKPYFLSTEFSVADISICPILWRLPYYEVELPKQAQPILDYAERVFRRSGFVNSLTDAEKDIRR
- a CDS encoding cytochrome c1; this encodes MKKLLCLVVLICLPYAAWAASEGVPLQKAQIDINNVQSLQRGARLFHNYCLSCHSAQYMRYKRMAADLEIPVDLVKENLMFGPAKIGDTMTIAMPAADAANWFGKAPPDLTLTARQRGADWLYTYLTSFYLDQSSPTGANNLVFKDVGMPHVLWELQGWQALAGGHDDHAQPVQGEESTHGEPSEEMFELVVPGSMTPEEYDRAVLDLVNYMAYIAEPIQAKRQRVGIFVLLFLAIFGVFAYALKHEYWRDVH
- a CDS encoding cytochrome bc complex cytochrome b subunit, giving the protein MRDVMQYARDKAAQGMDWVDARLPVTKLWNEQAGEYYAPKNFNFWYYFGSLALVVLVNQLLTGVWLTMNYKPSAADAFASVEYIMRDVSWGWLIRYMHSTGASMFFVVVYLHMFRGLIYGSYRKPRELVWLFGILIYLVLMGEAFMGYLLPWGQMSYWGAQVIISLFGAIPFVGEALAQFIRGDFVVSDVTLNRFFALHVIAMPLVLVGLVVAHLMALHEVGSNNPDGVEIKANLGSDGHPVDGITFHPYYTVKDLWGVVVFLALASVIIFFAPEFGGYFLEHANFQPADPLQTPEHIAPVWYFTPFYAILRAVPSKLGGVIAMGGAVMIMALLPWLDRSPVKSIRYKGPLFKTALVLFVVSFIGLGYLGMNPPSPTYTMAARVLSVIYFAFFLLMPIYSSLDKTKPVPDRLT
- the petA gene encoding ubiquinol-cytochrome c reductase iron-sulfur subunit, whose product is MSNGGVDTGRRRFLTVATGAVGGVGAAFGAYPFIAAMQPSAKAEAAGAPVEIDISKLEPGARLTVEWRGKPVWVVRRTQAMLDGLKTLDGELRDPQSDEPQQPGYAQNEHRSRRPEILVLIGLCTHLGCSPTYRPEPGASDLGSDWPGGFFCPCHGSRFDMAGRVFAGVPAPTNMAVPPYIFLSDTQLLVGEDRGAA
- the hisC gene encoding histidinol-phosphate transaminase; this translates as MTAEYPTPEKLIRAEVRELDVYHVPSADGLVKLDAMENPYGWPPELVQGWLAAIRDVPLNRYPDPVARDLLPLMRAAMAVPDGAEILLGNGSDELIQILMTAVAGARRSVLAPEPGFVMYRLIARALGLNYVGVPLRSADFSLDLPALLKAVELHRPALIFLAYPNNPTGNLFNDSDIERILEAASGLVVIDEAYAPFANATWMPRLAQYPHLLILRTLSKLGLAGLRLGLLVGSSEWIREMDKVRLPYNINALTQRTAQFALEHNEVLLAQAEQIRAERGRLFGVLGALKGVTAYPSRANFILFRVHSVSAPAVYARLLDDGILIKQLHGAHPMLENCLRVTVGTPEENQRFLDSLAGVV
- the hisD gene encoding histidinol dehydrogenase, yielding MSAIRRLCSSEASFQAALVALLETADTVETNVLETVQRIVHRVRLEGDPALVDFTRQFDRRDIQSAADLAVAPARLEAAFASLPADARNALEQAADRIRQYAERQKLESWSFTDSFGNELGQQIRPMDRVGVYTPGGKAAYPSSVLMNVIPAKVAGVGEVVMCVPAPDDALNEWVLAAAHLAGVDRVVTVGGAQAIAAMAYGTDTVPRVDKIVGPGNAYVAAAKKLVFGAVGIDMIAGPSEIVVVSDGESDPDWVVMDLFSQAEHDQDAQAILISPDRDFLDLVTKTIQQQLPRQPRREIIAESLARRGALIQVASLDEALDLVNRIAPEHLELALSEPEVWLPRVRHAGAVFLGRYTAEAMGDYCAGPNHVLPTSGSARFFSPLGVYDFQKRSSVIRCSPEGGAELGRIAACLARGEGLEAHAQSAALRIVGTSDA
- the hisG gene encoding ATP phosphoribosyltransferase; the protein is MKIALSKGRIFEEAIPLLARVGIEPQEDPARSRRLILATNHPDVTLVVIRATDVPTYVAYGAADVGVAGKDVLMEYEGDGLYEPLDLGIGQCRMVTAGRVDAPTPKGRLRIATKYVNTTRRFFATRGQQVEIIKLYGSMELAPLVGLADQIVDLVDTGNTLRANGLVEFERIADISSRLVVNKAAMKVKHAEIAGFINDLRIALGGEMALSMNEVPAK
- the murA gene encoding UDP-N-acetylglucosamine 1-carboxyvinyltransferase yields the protein MNKLIITGRRPLEGEIRISGAKNATLPILAASLLADDAVTIRNVPHLHDVTTTIELLSGMGVGITLADGMGVEVDPSSIRNYYAPYELVKTMRASILVLGPLVSRFGRAEVSLPGGCAIGSRPVNLHIQGLAAMGADIRVENGYIRASADRLKGARLVLDTVTVTGTENLMMAAVLADGCTVIENAAREPEVVDLANFLIQMGARIRGAGTDTIEIDGVERLHGTEYEVLPDRIESGTYLVAGAITGGHVVLKNTRPTMLDALLQKLSEAGARIDTTDSTIALDMRGRRPRAVDIRTAPYPAFPTDMQAQFMALNTIAKGAGAMTETVFENRFMHVQELERMGADIRVQGNVAVVRGVPNLTGAQVMATDLRASASLVLAGLVAEGETVVDRIYHIDRGYECIEEKLGQLGARIRRVPR
- a CDS encoding BolA/IbaG family iron-sulfur metabolism protein encodes the protein MQADQIADLIAKGISGADVRVRGDDGVHFEAVVVSQTFDGLSMIRRHRLVYDVLGELVGGEIHALSLQAFTPAEWSARVQASQ
- a CDS encoding calcium/sodium antiporter — protein: MISQLLMILAGFILLVWGADQFVGAAAKTARKLGVSTLIVGVVIVGLGTSAPEMLVSAIAAVDNHPYLGIGNAIGSNITNLALVLGTTAILAPLTVHSRVLWREFPLLITFTALAYLLLFDGQFARIDGILLLLGLVGLMYWLIHLARTTERSDPFLSEAQAEGESEASNDTSLYRAAITLVISLAVLLLGSRLLVSGASNLATMMGVSDLVIGLSIVAIGTSLPELAATIAAVRKQEDDMAIGNILGSNMFNILGVLGLAGAIAPSAIERTILWRDFPAMFAVTLGVFAIIWHPGEPHRLRRWHGVILVLIFAAYQILLFDAHAS